CATCTGTAGTCGCACCAAGTCGGACTAAGATTGCCCCATCAGGATTTGTGCTTCCATCGTTACATGGAGCAGGTGCATTCGTAACTGATACATTTGTGGCTAAAAATTGACCTGCATCTGCATCTGGCACATTGTTGAGGGCGACTTTACCCGGCCCAGTTGAGGTTGTCGGATCGGGTAAAATTGCCGCCGTGCTGTCCCATCCCAAAACAATTCCATTACCAACCCCATAGGTGTCAGGCTGAAAAGTTGTATTGGTAGGGATGCGATCGCATAATTGGACATTTCTTGCAGGTCGTCCGCCATTGGAGAGGAAATAGATTGTATATTCTATTACATCATTTGGTTGAACTGAAGGTGCATTGATTGCGCCTCTCAAATATTGAGTATTCAGAGAAGGCCATCTAGCGTCACTATCGTTAGATGTTGCGGTAGGTGTGTCACTGACAAACCCATTAATATTAGTCCCATTAATCGCAGTAATCCGTTTAACTAAGTTGAGACTAGACGACAATCCAACTGTTACATCTTCGCCAGTATTATCAATGTAAGTGACTGTTCTCGTTCCACCAGTTGCAGGATCATTATAAGTAGCTGAAGCAGGGTTATTGTAAGTTCCATTCGCAACTCCTGCGTCTACATTAACCGTAAACTGAATTTGTACTGAACCACCACCAGGAATCGAAAAAGTACCCCAAGATAAGTTGCTTGTTCCTGCTGTAGGCGCAGATGTAGTAGGACGTGTTGCACCTCCTGACAAAGTAATCGTAGGTGCGGGAAGAGCTGCAAGAGTAAACCCTGCGGGTAAACTGTTGTCGTTGATCACAACATTATTTGCTGTGGCTAAACCTGCACCATTACTAACAGCAATTGTGTAGCTCGCTGTACCACCGGGACTTGTGGTAGGTGTACTAGTAGTTTTTACAACTGTTAAAGCAGGAACACAAGCTGCACCAGAACTAGCTCCAGGGATAACACCAACTGCAAGTGGTACGGCTAATCCAGTTCCAGCTACAGCCCCATTATTGGGGTTAGCTGCAATACCAGTAACACCTGCTATACCCCCTTGTAGGTCAGCTGTCACACCAGGATTAGAAACCACAACACCGCCGCCGCCACCGCCGCCTGGACCATGCGGGTCGTTGAATATCGCACTACCACCATTACCGCCCCTGACGTTAACTGTGAGCCCAGTAAGATTGTTACTCAGTGCAGAGACTAATACACTACCGCCAGCACCGCCGCCGCCGCCGCCATCTCTGGTTACAGAACGAGCATTTGCACCATTAGCACTGATCGTTCCCGCATTACTTACCGTATTGGTTCGTAACATTACTAATCCACCGCCCGATGCGCCACTGCTAAATAAGCCACTGAGAGAATCATCTGTATCAGGTGGCGAAAAAGAACCATTGTTGGTTGTTCCTGCACCACCACCACCACCAAGTACTAGAAGATTGGTAGCCGCAGGAAAAGGCGCACCGCCAAATCCACCTGTTGGTAAGTTAGAAGACCATGCTCGGCCACCAATCCCTCCAGAGCCGCCATTACTACCACCACCACCTCCAGAATTTTGATCGTTACTATTGCTATTACCATCAGTACTTCCCCCGCCTGCATTTCCAGGAGAACCTCGACCATAACTGCCATCGGGATAACCTTCATCAGTGTTATCAACCAGCAATAAAGTTGTTGGATTAATTACAAATCTTGGCGTTCCTGCTATACCTTCTGCCTTAGAGCCATTTTTATCCAATGTTGAAAGAGTTCTGTAATCAGTATTGGGACTAACAGCACCATTGAGTAACCGACCTCCTCCACCTCTAAACCCTCTGCCATCCACATTGATACTACCCGTTAGATTTAGGTTACCAGCGACATCATAGGCGACGATTGCGCCTGTGTTGCCATTCCAAAATGATGACGTAGCAGAGCCTAGGGTGGCACTGGAATATTGTGGTACGCGCACCACTTGATAAGTCTGTCTGCCTTGGGTCGCCGTTGCTGCCGAGCTAAAGTAACTGTTGATCAGCCCCCCGCCATTAGTTCCTGTAATGGGAACTGAACCTGCGGCTACTGGACCAGTCGCTACTACATATTCATACCTACCAGCCGTACCGCCAGTAAACCCACTAGCCCCATTGGTAGGTTGTGTGCCTCCTGCTACTAAAGCTGGAACATCTCCACCGACACCATTCCCATAAGCATCGGTATTAGTAGAGTTGATCGTGGCATCCTGCATTTGAATGATCAGTAATAGATCTCCAGCAGTGATCGCAGTGGGAGCGCCATTAACATCTATAGCTCCAACGGAAATCGAGGTAGCTCCTGCTGTGGCTGTGCCTATCCCCGGATAATAAGTGTTAATCACTCCCGCAGGAGCGCCAACACCGTCCTTACCAGGGACTGCACATAGAGCAGGAGTTGCCTGAGCATTAACTGGCTCTATGAATGATGGGAGTGAAATTTTACTTGAAGTGGCAGAAAAAAAGACTTGAGAAAATGGGATAGGAAAGAAGGAAAAAAATACAAATAAGCAAGCTAAAAGTAAGGGTAGCCACTTACGACGGTAAGTAGTAATTAGCTTTTTTATGGACTTTTCTATATTTATCGGTAGATTGAATCGTGGATTCATATTAATGACTTTCTATGCTTAAAGGATATATGAAAGAAGACTGAATTTCAGTCGCTCATTATTGTTCTCTTAGTTCTCAATTTGCAAATCTTCCTTCTGTGATTCAAAGCGAATCTCGACATCGCGCACATCGGTAAATTCAATTTCGACACGCCGATCGCGGGCATAGTCAGTAACTTGATTACCCTGTGAGGCGCGTTGGGTTTCGCCAAGCGATCGCACGGTCATCCGTTCAGAAGCAATACCCTGTCGCATTAGGTAATTACGAACTGCCCGCGATCGCCTAAAGCCCAGTTCGCGGTTGTAGGTCTCACTAGCTCTAGGGTCAGTATGTCCTGAGAGGGTAATCATAATTGTGGGATATTGCTTTAATACATCAGCGATCCGATTTAGGACTTTAGCGCTGATAGGGCTGATTGCATCACGATCTAGCGCAAAGTGAATTTGCCGTGGCACAGATAGCACAATTGGCTCCTCTGGCGGTGGGGGAGCTTGGACAATCTGAGGGGGTGTCGTACATGCGGGAATAGTTGCATCGACCTTTGCTAGTTCAGGAGCCGACAGATCGGGATTAACGATTCTGGCATTGAAGGCTGGCTCAGAAGTGCCGTACTGTGGATCAGTGGCGATCGCGCTAATCGTATCGCCAACTTGGAGATTATTTAAAGAGGCAGCAAATTTACCCTTAGCATCAGTCTTGACCGTGGTCAGATATTCACCAAGAGAACCATAGGGCAGACTGAGATCCACTTTGTCAGCGACACGATATATGTCTACTTCAGTATCAGGATCAGCCGTACCATCAATATTGACTTGGCTCGGACTAAACATCGGAAAAGTTGTCGCTAAAAAAGTCGGTGCATTGATCGCTCCATTAGCGGTATCTACGCGCCGAAAATGAGAATCACGGGGGCGATTAATGCCGTCACCTGTAATGAAATCGCGAGTATTCACATGGCGCTGAGAAATCAAGTCAATACTCAAGCCCTTGAGAGCCGAAAAAGTATTTTTGCGAATTAGATTGCGATCGCTTTTAGGATAAGCAGCGATCGCTACACCTGCACCACGTTGATTGCGAATTTGATTATTTGTAACTTGATGATCGTTGCCCATTAAATAAATGGCGGCGTAGTTGGCACTGCGATCGTTAAACAAAATGCGGTTATCTTCAATGGTGATCGCGCCTTTAGGCTTGAACAGATAAACGCCACTGCCATCATTAGCACAAAGGATATTTCCCTTGATACTTAAGTTGGCAATTTCACCTTCGAGATAGATCCCGTGAGGCATTCCATCAAAACCATTGCTAGTAATTGCATTTTTGAGAATCTGCGTTCCTGTTGCTTTTACCGATGTGACGATGCCACTACCCTCGTGGTAAGCAATACGATTGCGACGGATCAGCGTATCAGTACTATTAAATAAATAAACCCCAAAACTAGAGGGTTGTTTGGGCATTTTGCCTGTGGGCGTAATGCCCAGCCAGTTAGCTTCGAGAATGACACCTTGAGGGGGAAGATTGCTGTCATAGAAGGGCGAAAATTTGGCGGGTTGCTGTTGCTGTGTGGTGTCGGGCGGTGGTGCTTGGTGGGAAATGAAAATATCGGCGGATGGTGTGGTGGTTGGGACGCTCTCGATCGCATTAAAGCCATAGATACTTAAGCCCTTGATCGTCACGCCATCAGCAACAATGGTCAAACCTCGGAAAATTTCCACACCATCGGCGGGAGAAATCTCCACAATTGGTTGGGGAATCGCTAGCTCTTGGGCAAAGGAACTTTGAGAGTCATAGCCTGCTTGAGTCGTACCGTCAATAGTCAGGTATGGACTAGTAAGGTCTGGTAGAGGCTTGCTTAACAAAATCTTGGTGCGATCGCTAGGCAAATTAAAGCCAATCTGTGAACCTTTTTGATTAACTAAGGGCTTCACCTGAGAGCGTTCAGTATCACTAAGCCGTTCAAGGGTAAGGCTACCATTGGCGATCGCCACGGCTTCGCGCAGGGTTAACTCGAGATCGGGTTGGATGTCACCATCGCGATCGCTATTTACAATAATTTGGTATTTGAGAAGACTGGGCGAAGTGGTTTGGGTAGTGTTTTGGGCGATCGCCAGATTGTCATTTGCCCTAAACATTTCGATAGCTATACCAGAGAGACCGATCAACCCGATAGAACTAATCAATGTAGCTGTTAATTTTTGGCTGGTTACTTTTTGCATAGTTCCTAGTTCTTTAGATTTGAGAGTTGATCGGGATCGATCACAAAGCCGCTTTTCTCGGTAGTGCTAATTCCCATGGCTCGCAGGAGTGCTGTTACCGTATCACCTTCACTAGTCAACAAGAAGTTAAACGCGGTGGCAAGACGGCGGGTGGCTCCATCCGTAGGATTGACATTGGCTGGACTATTCGCAGAATTATTCACGGTTAGTTCATTACCCAATAGCATACTTACCAGTTGCGTTGGTGAGGCTTCAAAGGCATAACTCCAGAGGCGATCGCGATCATCCGATGGGAAAGCAGGATCGACAGGTCGAGCGATCGCCAGCAAGAACGAATCGACGGTTGGCAATTGGGTTAACAAGGGGCTAAATTCAAGATTGGGGATTTGAATAGATGTATTAAATACTGGATTGAATTGAGGATTAAGTTGAGAATCGGGAATTGCACTTTCCAGCCAATTGGACAAGCGGCGATCGGCTTCTAACAAAACCGCCAAGGGCGAAGTAGAAGTATCGGCAGTTGCCAAGGGGACAGGAATAGTGGTAGCACTTGCCTGAGAAGTTGATGGGGTGGTTGGGGTTGTCGCAATATTAATATTGCTCTCATCTACATTCAATGAGATATAAACTTGCGAATTCCCTGCTTGATTGGCTCTATTAGAACTTAGTAAAATGCGATCGGAACTCACACCCTTATCCAGTAGATAGCTCCTGACAGCAAGTAATTTAAATGTTTCTAGATCCTGTCCTGACACAGCACTGAAGGCTGAGCTAGTCTGAATCTCAAACATCAAATTAGGATTGGTATTCAGTCGCTCAACCATCCGATCCAGAGTGGCATAGCTCAAGTCTGCAATTTTACCGTCGTTGCCCACATCCACACCTACAGAAATATTAGGATTTGCGCCACTAATATTCGAGGGACGATTAACAGGTGTGGCATTAGCTTGCAAAGTGGATTGAGCATTGGGCAAGATGCTTTGCAAAAATTCGGTTGTCGGCGAATTGGATGCCATCGTTTGCAAACGGGTAGCGATCGCATTAAAGACATCGGCTTGACCACTGAGCGCAAAACTAACGGGGGTAGCATTGGCCGTACTAGCTTGATTAGAACTGTTGGTGCTAGCAATACCACCTAAGGAGCGTAAGGTCATCTGCGAGCTTGCGACACCACGTTCAAGTAAGTACTTTCTCGCCGCCATCATGCGATTTGCAGCCAGATTATCACCTGAGTTCATCTCGGCAAGTGAGCCAATATGTCCTTGGATGTCAATGGAGAGATTATTATATTCTTTCAAGACTGATGCTAAGTTTTCTAGAATCGCAATATCTGATACTGCTAACTCTGTACTCTTGCCTTGACGACCCTCTTTAAAGGTCAGCGATCGCGCTACATTTAGGCTGATGATTTGAGGACTAGGGGGAATGGCTGCCGCTAGTTTCTGCTCAGGTTGTGGTGTTTTAGCCACTGGTGCTACAGGCTCAACAGGCTCTTGTTGCTGGCGTGGAGGAGTCTTTTGCAAGCCAAAGCCATCAAACAACTCGTTCAACTTCACGGTGATGCCTGCATATAGACCACTTGCCGATCTGGAACCATTAAAATCGCGATCAACATTAACGGAACCACTGCTATAACCAGCCGCTAAGCGTAGGTTAGGAGTGAGGAAATAGCCAACTTCGCCGACTAATCCTAGTTCACTGTAGCCTGCGGTTGGTTGATTGAGAAATCTAGTTTCTCCCACTAGTTCGACGTTATAGCCAAGACGATAGGTAACTCGAAATTGCGATAAATTGGTACTAGATACACCTGTGAAATCACGGGCGATCGTGGTGGTGCTATTACGGAGGGCAAGCTTGCCATAAAATTCCCATTGCCAGTTAGGAGCATAAATTGCTTCTAGCGCAAGGGTGTGATCGGCATAGCCACTACCGCTACCGATCAGCAGTGACTCAGGGACAATACTGGGGTTTTGGCGATATTCATAACGTAAGAGAACGTTGAATTTGTCATCTTCAGGATCGCGATAGGCAAGCCCGACCTTGAGATTGGAGATCGTTCCCAATCCAGAGATTAATTGATTGGCTGCACTTGATTGCTGATAGTTAAACAGCATCGTCAAAGCAGGAGAGAGCTTACCCAGAGCCGCAGCCGTAAACACGGTACTAGTAGTATTACTGTCGCTACGATGTTCAAATCTAGCACTTGCCTTGAAGTCAGGATTATCTGTATATTCCGCCCCAATGTTGAAGCTGCTGCCGTTTTGGAAGGTCAGGGCGCTAGAGGATTGACCAACCGCAAAGGGCTGTAAAAATGATGTTCCTGTAGTTGTAGCGGTAGCAAAACTGCCAAATATATGTTCATAACCAAAACTCATGCGTAGTCCTGGTAATATTTGCCAGCGCTGATTAATACCCAATGCACCTTGAGTAGATGCGGCATTGTTCGCACCACCAATCACCGAATAACGTCCTGTAAAGGTAGTATCAGTGCCGAGTTTATACTCTCCCAACAGATCGGCACTGGTGATGGCATTGCCTGCTAGAGGTCCTGAATGGAACCATTGCTGCCCCAATCTTGCGGTCAATCCTTGAACAATTGTCCAATCTAGTGCGAGAACACTGCGATCAGGAATGACAGCATCGGAGCTTGCGGAAAGGCTTACTTCATTTTGGGCTGTCACTCGCAGATTATCGGCAATTGGCACACTGAGACGCGATCGCAATTGGGTGGAGTTACTCGATAAAACATTGGGGATTTGGCGATCTTGGCGATCGCGATATAACACATCTAGATTCAGTAGTGCTGCACCGATATTTTGCTGCACGCCCAAACTAATTGTGCGAAGTGAATTATTTACTAGCGATCCAGGGATGGCTTCTTGCCTCGTATTGAGAAGATCGGCAAGGGTCGTCAATGGACGTGGCGCAATACCCACATTGTCTTCTTGGTCATAGCGAAATTGCAGGCTAGTTGTGGGACTGATCTTGGCACTTAAATTTCCTCCGTATCGAGTTTGTCCTGGCACGAAACTAATCGTGGCATTATTAGCAAAACCTGTTTCCGCCTTACTGTAATAGAGCTTACCGAGAATACCTGAAGCAATCTCACTGTTTAACTCAAAGCGCATTGCTGAGCCGCTCACGTAGCCCAAGATCTCCGAATCATTTTGCGATCGGGCATATTCAGCAATTAGTTGAGTCTTCTCACCAAAGGAGATGAGGGCATTCGCACCATACAGAACAAAATTGCGAATGCCGAGACTTTCTTTAAAATAATTTGCACCAATCCAACTAGGCTGACTTTGACTGCGGTTGAAATGATAACGTAGCTGTCCACCATAAAGACTACTGTCACCACCGACCTGCTCATTCTGATAAGTAACGACTATTTGACGACGTAAAAGTTGTCCAGCATCACCCAGTTGGGTTTGCAATAATGGCTGTCGAAATAGAATGGAGCCATTGTCATAGTTAATATCGTAGTCTTTGCCACGGATTAGCTCTTGGCGCGAGACTACTGTACCTGCACTAAAGAAATCGATTAATTCGATAGTTACATTCTCACTACCATTGATTAACAAACGTTTCGAGAGAAAGTAAGTGCCACTCGTGCCATTAGGGGTGATCGTGTCGCGCTGAAATCCTTTGCCAACGTTGCTATAAAAGCCCGTAATTTGCAGATCGCCTAAATTAAAGTTCCCTTTGAAACCTTGCAATTGCCTTGAAATCGCACTAAACTGCTGCGATCGCGTGGCGAACTCTTCTGTCCCATAATTACC
This genomic stretch from Pseudanabaena galeata CCNP1313 harbors:
- a CDS encoding beta strand repeat-containing protein; the protein is MNPRFNLPINIEKSIKKLITTYRRKWLPLLLACLFVFFSFFPIPFSQVFFSATSSKISLPSFIEPVNAQATPALCAVPGKDGVGAPAGVINTYYPGIGTATAGATSISVGAIDVNGAPTAITAGDLLLIIQMQDATINSTNTDAYGNGVGGDVPALVAGGTQPTNGASGFTGGTAGRYEYVVATGPVAAGSVPITGTNGGGLINSYFSSAATATQGRQTYQVVRVPQYSSATLGSATSSFWNGNTGAIVAYDVAGNLNLTGSINVDGRGFRGGGGRLLNGAVSPNTDYRTLSTLDKNGSKAEGIAGTPRFVINPTTLLLVDNTDEGYPDGSYGRGSPGNAGGGSTDGNSNSNDQNSGGGGGSNGGSGGIGGRAWSSNLPTGGFGGAPFPAATNLLVLGGGGGAGTTNNGSFSPPDTDDSLSGLFSSGASGGGLVMLRTNTVSNAGTISANGANARSVTRDGGGGGGAGGSVLVSALSNNLTGLTVNVRGGNGGSAIFNDPHGPGGGGGGGVVVSNPGVTADLQGGIAGVTGIAANPNNGAVAGTGLAVPLAVGVIPGASSGAACVPALTVVKTTSTPTTSPGGTASYTIAVSNGAGLATANNVVINDNSLPAGFTLAALPAPTITLSGGATRPTTSAPTAGTSNLSWGTFSIPGGGSVQIQFTVNVDAGVANGTYNNPASATYNDPATGGTRTVTYIDNTGEDVTVGLSSSLNLVKRITAINGTNINGFVSDTPTATSNDSDARWPSLNTQYLRGAINAPSVQPNDVIEYTIYFLSNGGRPARNVQLCDRIPTNTTFQPDTYGVGNGIVLGWDSTAAILPDPTTSTGPGKVALNNVPDADAGQFLATNVSVTNAPAPCNDGSTNPDGAILVRLGATTDVPFATGSGTPIDSYGFVRFAVRVR
- a CDS encoding OmpA family protein; this translates as MQKVTSQKLTATLISSIGLIGLSGIAIEMFRANDNLAIAQNTTQTTSPSLLKYQIIVNSDRDGDIQPDLELTLREAVAIANGSLTLERLSDTERSQVKPLVNQKGSQIGFNLPSDRTKILLSKPLPDLTSPYLTIDGTTQAGYDSQSSFAQELAIPQPIVEISPADGVEIFRGLTIVADGVTIKGLSIYGFNAIESVPTTTPSADIFISHQAPPPDTTQQQQPAKFSPFYDSNLPPQGVILEANWLGITPTGKMPKQPSSFGVYLFNSTDTLIRRNRIAYHEGSGIVTSVKATGTQILKNAITSNGFDGMPHGIYLEGEIANLSIKGNILCANDGSGVYLFKPKGAITIEDNRILFNDRSANYAAIYLMGNDHQVTNNQIRNQRGAGVAIAAYPKSDRNLIRKNTFSALKGLSIDLISQRHVNTRDFITGDGINRPRDSHFRRVDTANGAINAPTFLATTFPMFSPSQVNIDGTADPDTEVDIYRVADKVDLSLPYGSLGEYLTTVKTDAKGKFAASLNNLQVGDTISAIATDPQYGTSEPAFNARIVNPDLSAPELAKVDATIPACTTPPQIVQAPPPPEEPIVLSVPRQIHFALDRDAISPISAKVLNRIADVLKQYPTIMITLSGHTDPRASETYNRELGFRRSRAVRNYLMRQGIASERMTVRSLGETQRASQGNQVTDYARDRRVEIEFTDVRDVEIRFESQKEDLQIEN
- a CDS encoding OmpA family protein — encoded protein: MKNTSAPLVKLGILVLPQIMLLLTTAMVKAELVTDIKNDPDIKQKDNLTSQTDRQTGEKPNQSKNSQQLDQSSSTEKVPSTLKTSEAVTDIPKTANTPNPSDNSSPRIVILSPTVGTVLDAPAATVVIQMPSNARIELLVNGKAVDPSSIGRSELDETNKTITQTWYGVPLQAGDNQITARAIGSESASSSINLKVRGAPTKLVVSTLESKVPADGRSYVTVDGQLVDEDGNRSNWDALVTLEASEGTFIGTDASSEQPGFQVEAKQGKFSTQLRSGLKTGTVTIRAVNAQMEAFTQVQFETDLRPSLVTGVIDLRVGARGTDFYRSLRDFLPADRDNRTQVDLYGAVFGTGRVGEWLFTGAFNNSRTLNQDCAGNSSLAGTEKYCDQQYPVYGDSSSVTRTTPSYDSLFLRFERNSPVQGASTDYFMWGNYGTEEFATRSQQFSAISRQLQGFKGNFNLGDLQITGFYSNVGKGFQRDTITPNGTSGTYFLSKRLLINGSENVTIELIDFFSAGTVVSRQELIRGKDYDINYDNGSILFRQPLLQTQLGDAGQLLRRQIVVTYQNEQVGGDSSLYGGQLRYHFNRSQSQPSWIGANYFKESLGIRNFVLYGANALISFGEKTQLIAEYARSQNDSEILGYVSGSAMRFELNSEIASGILGKLYYSKAETGFANNATISFVPGQTRYGGNLSAKISPTTSLQFRYDQEDNVGIAPRPLTTLADLLNTRQEAIPGSLVNNSLRTISLGVQQNIGAALLNLDVLYRDRQDRQIPNVLSSNSTQLRSRLSVPIADNLRVTAQNEVSLSASSDAVIPDRSVLALDWTIVQGLTARLGQQWFHSGPLAGNAITSADLLGEYKLGTDTTFTGRYSVIGGANNAASTQGALGINQRWQILPGLRMSFGYEHIFGSFATATTTGTSFLQPFAVGQSSSALTFQNGSSFNIGAEYTDNPDFKASARFEHRSDSNTTSTVFTAAALGKLSPALTMLFNYQQSSAANQLISGLGTISNLKVGLAYRDPEDDKFNVLLRYEYRQNPSIVPESLLIGSGSGYADHTLALEAIYAPNWQWEFYGKLALRNSTTTIARDFTGVSSTNLSQFRVTYRLGYNVELVGETRFLNQPTAGYSELGLVGEVGYFLTPNLRLAAGYSSGSVNVDRDFNGSRSASGLYAGITVKLNELFDGFGLQKTPPRQQQEPVEPVAPVAKTPQPEQKLAAAIPPSPQIISLNVARSLTFKEGRQGKSTELAVSDIAILENLASVLKEYNNLSIDIQGHIGSLAEMNSGDNLAANRMMAARKYLLERGVASSQMTLRSLGGIASTNSSNQASTANATPVSFALSGQADVFNAIATRLQTMASNSPTTEFLQSILPNAQSTLQANATPVNRPSNISGANPNISVGVDVGNDGKIADLSYATLDRMVERLNTNPNLMFEIQTSSAFSAVSGQDLETFKLLAVRSYLLDKGVSSDRILLSSNRANQAGNSQVYISLNVDESNINIATTPTTPSTSQASATTIPVPLATADTSTSPLAVLLEADRRLSNWLESAIPDSQLNPQFNPVFNTSIQIPNLEFSPLLTQLPTVDSFLLAIARPVDPAFPSDDRDRLWSYAFEASPTQLVSMLLGNELTVNNSANSPANVNPTDGATRRLATAFNFLLTSEGDTVTALLRAMGISTTEKSGFVIDPDQLSNLKN